From Xiphophorus couchianus chromosome 23, X_couchianus-1.0, whole genome shotgun sequence, one genomic window encodes:
- the LOC114139672 gene encoding myb-like protein X codes for MEYERYLEENLHCWQQQLQEKTEASHKKRMEDCLKSYLQHSKDQISTATVGEPLISQDPSIKAPNVDAPQTFPTEGSSAYSRDRSSCHPHQESSWLTQAGMPPGFLQTPFQSQSPSPFPPPSFPYPHPLLLQRLTFPFDHRQLWVSSEAAGRPPERYSHPCSDGIAAGSAGQLHTEEPPASSASQIVERENETSAANSKRVRGGGGGRCLSSELDIKPVRLSSGHVESSESGRDSSLTSREKKKREKKGRTEASSSESERSGSQRSSRTSIEVVAASCAVALDSETNCSSEEGGTASRRRSERGRGVNTGSPPSEKEAEELSRSEEEEQTDSLSEKTRSPTQDNKTRGCRGDDDLVKSENGDDEEVYSSEQSIAEEKDEGGKKNQRSGDEENEKEVKSKEGGDVEEDDEESNDEVPLNRNQKEDKDVEEDEDQSEKLENEDRDDGEEDSDSSQDEDEEERECSERIEEEEEESNEEEDQLRSEEGGDSEDSIICPQENRSKQMKNIPEEAAEDEEEESDTRSSNNKSKEPSDEEDIENLLAPQEPINKKQKAVKTEEKPKATCLNLGIFQVTEDGAKTGDKSDSDESDHFYD; via the exons atggaGTACGAGCGGTACCTGGAGGAAAACCTCCACTgctggcagcagcagcttcaggagAAAACTGAGGCCTCTCACAAGAAG AGAATGGAAGATTGTTTGAAGTCTTATCTACAGCACAGTAAAGATCAAATCTCAACAGCAACAGTTGGTGAGCCTCTGATTTCACaag ATCCTTCCATAAAGGCTCCAAACGTTGATGCTCCTCAAACGTTTCCCACCGAAGGAAGCTCTGCTTATAGCCGAGATCGTTCCTCCTGTCATCCCCATCAGGAGTCTTCCTGGTTAACCCAAGCAGGCATGCCTCCAGGGTTCCTCCAAACACCTTTTCAATCCCAGAGTCCCTCACCTTTCCCTCCACCCAGCTTCCCATATCCTCACCCACTTCTGCTGCAACGCCTCACCTTCCCATTTGATCACCGTCAGCTGTGGGTCAGCTCTGAAGCTGCAGGCCGCCCTCCTGAACGCTACAGTCACCCCTGCTCTGATGGGATCGCTGCAGGATCTGCAGGTCAGCTCCACACCGAGGAACCGCCAGCGTCGAGTGCTTCTCAAATTGTAGAGCGAGAAAATGAGACGAGCGCAGCAAATTCAAAGAGGGTGAGAGGTGGTGGAGGCGGAAGGTGTTTGTCCTCTGAGCTCGACATTAAACCAG TCCGTCTCTCTAGTGGACATGTGGAAAGCAGTGAAAGCGGCAGAGACTCCAGTTTGACCagcagagaaaagaagaaaagagagaagaaaggaagaacagaGGCTTCGTCCTCAGAGTCAGAAAGATCTGGTTCTCAGAG GTCATCCAGGACTTCCATTGAGGTCGTCGCTGCCTCCTGCGCCGTCGCCCTGGACTCAGAAACAAACTGCTCCTCTGAGGAAGGAGGCACAGCAAGCAGGAGGAGGTCAGAGCGAGGCAGGGGGGTCAATACTGGGTCACCGCCATCcgagaaggaggcagaggagcttagcaggagtgaggaagaggagcagactGATAGCTTGAGTGAAAAAACGAGAAGTCCAACtcaagacaataaaacaagagGCTGTAGAGGAGATGATGATCtagtaaaaagtgaaaatggaGATGATGAGGAAGTTTACAGCTCCGAGCAAAGCATTGCAGAAGAAAAGGatgaaggaggaaagaaaaaccaaagatCTGGAGATGAAGAGAACGAGAAGGAGGTGAAAAGTAAAGAGGGCGGTGATGTTGAGGAAGACGATGAGGAGAGCAACGATGAGGTTCCTCTAAATAGGAATCAAAAGGAGGATAAGGATGTGGAAGAAGACGAAGATCAGTCAGAAAAACTGGAGAATGAAGACAGAGACGACGGGGAGGAGGACTCTGACTCCTcacaggatgaagatgaggaggagagagaatgTAGTGAGAGGatagaagaggaggaggaggagtcaaATGAAGAGGAAGACCAACTCAGGAGTGAAGAAGGAGGAGACTCTGAGGACAGCATCATCTGTCCGCAGGAAAACAG GTCCAAACAGATGAAGAACATTCCAGAGGAAGCAgctgaagatgaggaagaggagagcgaCACTCGGTCCTCAAACAATAAGTCAAAAGAACCAAGTGATGAAGAAGATATTGAGAATCTTCTGGCACCTCAAGAGCcaataaacaaaaa acaaaaggCTGTGAAAACCGAGGAGAAGCCAAAAG cCACATGTCTCAACTTGGGCATCTTTCAAGTGACGGAGGACGGAGCAAAGACGGGGGATAAAAGTGACTCGGATGAGTCTGATCACTTTTATGACTAA